A part of Microthrixaceae bacterium genomic DNA contains:
- a CDS encoding MogA/MoaB family molybdenum cofactor biosynthesis protein produces MNESTDHGPSITPRSGWSARVITVSDGVAAGTRQDRGGPAVADALLRAGATLGDPVVVGDGVDSVAAVLLEACEGFNGVVITTGGTGFGPRDLTPEATRSVIEREAPGMAEAMRVVNPLGRLSRGMVGTVGQALVVNLPGSPTGAVECLEAVVDVIPHALKMLSGDTGH; encoded by the coding sequence ATGAACGAGTCGACCGACCACGGACCATCGATTACTCCGCGGTCAGGTTGGTCGGCTCGGGTCATCACCGTGTCCGACGGAGTGGCGGCCGGAACCCGTCAGGATCGGGGCGGCCCCGCCGTGGCTGACGCGCTTTTGCGAGCCGGTGCGACCCTCGGTGACCCAGTGGTGGTCGGTGACGGGGTGGACAGCGTTGCGGCTGTCCTGTTGGAGGCCTGCGAGGGTTTCAACGGTGTGGTCATCACCACCGGAGGGACCGGCTTCGGGCCCCGTGACCTGACCCCTGAAGCCACCCGTTCGGTGATCGAACGCGAGGCGCCGGGAATGGCTGAGGCCATGCGGGTAGTGAACCCACTCGGACGACTGTCTCGGGGGATGGTTGGAACCGTCGGTCAGGCGTTGGTGGTGAATCTGCCCGGATCACCCACCGGTGCGGTGGAATGCCTCGAAGCGGTGGTAGACGTCATCCCACATGCCCTCAAGATGCTGAGCGGCGACACGGGCCACTGA